A genomic window from Chrysoperla carnea chromosome 3, inChrCarn1.1, whole genome shotgun sequence includes:
- the LOC123294978 gene encoding uncharacterized protein LOC123294978, whose product MIGAMPAVAVRHERRRQEKRGGSGNSGHHQVGLCSRPSQLYVGGVWPPPHSPCSTSPSPGGHHSPDDDQFREYYVCGKISALQLVVGSLLLGAIVLVVGLVQLTPGADAADHRFYLMGAGTSLITLGLALTAVRCCCMHCPRKSSQVMVEQPQGVSSIDMLVKDGVITSPSELDYICVHQRTSTYISVGLHLYQ is encoded by the exons ATGATTGGTGCAATGCCTGCAGTGGCTGTACGCCATGAACGTAGAAGACAAGAAAAAAGAGGAGGTAGTGGAAATAGTGGTCACCATCAAGTAGGTTTATGTTCACGTCCAAGTCAACTATACGTTGGTGGCGTATGGCCACCACCTCATAGTCCGTGCTCTACAAGTCCGAGTCCAGGTGGACATCACAGTCCTGACGACGATCAATTTCGAGAATATTACGTTTGTGGAAAa ATATCAGCATTACAATTAGTTGTTGGTTCATTATTATTAGGCGCTATTGTTCTGGTAGTTGGCTTAGTACAATTAACACCCGGTGCTGATGCCGCCGATCATCGTTTCTATTTAATGGGCGCTGGTACATCGTTAATAACATTAGGCTTAGCATTAACAGCGGTACGATGCTGTTGTATGCATTGTCCACGTAAATCAAGTCAAGTGATGGTTGAACAACCGCAAGGTGTTAGTAGTATTGATATGTTGGTTAAAGATGGTGTTATTACATCACCATCTGAATTAGAT TACATCTGTGTACATCAACGTACATCAACGTACATCAGTGTTGGTCtacatttatatcaataa
- the LOC123294982 gene encoding uncharacterized protein LOC123294982, whose product MVINCGVSGCESKASETKMHVLPGDNRFKIRATFIGRPDSDISKRKSYRICDKHFPEEMKYATFHNVTNLKKTALPVNKEVQRNADVEEAYSTLEVNVSRPNELVQEPGSLKELAVPGPSRLVQEKSPPRTPVSLHGAEYLDSLTKVRLSPQKKRLYITAQKFQRRASYQLRKSLNFQARLKKAEQFSSQASFNKLTETLNENCRKFFFSQISCSKKKMKGRRFRNKVSQHSV is encoded by the exons atggtgaTCAATTGTGGTGTATCTGGATGCGAAAGTAAAGCGAGTGAAACAAAAATGCATGTGTTACCTGGCGATAAT CGATTTAAGATTCGGGCTACATTCATTGGACGTCCGGACTCGGATATTTCAAAACGAAAATCTTACCGTATTTGCGATAAACACTTTCCGGAAGAAATGAAATATGCTACATTTCACAATGTTACAAATCTTAAAAAGACTGCTTTGCCGGTTAATAAAG AAGTCCAGAGAAATGCAGATGTGGAAGAGGCGTATTCTACTTTGGAGGTGAATGTTTCAAGGCCAAATGAATTGGTTCAAGAGCCTGGTAGTTTGAAAGAATTAGCTGTTCCTGGTCCGAGTCGTTTGGTTCAAGAAAAATCACCTCCTAGAACACCTGTGTCTCTACATG GTGCAGAGTATTTGGACTCATTAACAAAAGTTAGATTGTCGCCTCAGAAAAAGCGATTGTATATTACAGCACAAAAATTTCAACGGCGGGCATCATACCAGCTTCGCAAGTCGTTAAATTTTCAAGCTCGCTTAAAAAAAGCAGAACAATTCTCGTCGCAAGCAAGTTTCAATAAACTTACAGAAACTCTGAACGAGAATTGcaggaagtttttttttagtcaGATTAGTtgctcaaaaaagaaaatgaagggGCGTCGATTtcgtaat AAAGTTAGTCAACATTCAGTGTGA
- the LOC123295782 gene encoding uncharacterized protein LOC123295782: MMHAAGIHSALAIKRQRKRRDEQRKARERRFSSHSTESGLTSPRNSIGSIEKHKRQIPRHGSAGDSKVVSSIGMLHIGVVFLVLGVFLLFSGLIPDDWSSWNSEKWWNELVATGAFFLGVGIFLLVVHFIVSKQEEDDLTEYVQTQLTRSRSGHRLERDVETGVLTTKHHRRARQQKQDDLERGLADFSPIDDDYPAVHIPSSSPAHYTATLHQNVEINGHLSQILEEDASNERLDAEVRKLEMLQKEALSTSTTASLSPGSPSETQELLSNAGRYIIPAKV; encoded by the coding sequence ATGATGCATGCAGCTGGTATACATTCAGCGTTGGCAATCAAACGCCAACGCAAACGTCGTGATGAACAACGGAAAGCACGCGAACGACGTTTTAGCTCACATTCAACAGAATCTGGTTTAACATCGCCAAGAAACAGTATTGGAAGTATTGAGAAACATAAACGTCAAATACCACGACATGGAAGTGCTGGTGATTCTAAAGTGGTCTCTAGTATTGGAATGTTACATATTGGTGTTGTATTTTTAGTATTgggtgtatttttattattttctggtTTAATACCAGATGATTGGTCGTCATGGAATAGTGAAAAGTGGTGGAATGAATTAGTTGCAACTGGTGCATTTTTCCTAGGTgttggtatatttttattagttgtACATTTTATAGTAAGCAAACAAGAAGAAGATGATTTAACAGAATATGTACAAACGCAATTAACACGATCACGATCTGGACATCGTTTAGAGCGTGATGTTGAAACGGGTGTTTTAACAACAAAACATCATCGGCGTGCTCGTCAACAGAAACAAGACGATCTTGAACGTGGTTTAGCTGATTTTTCACCAATTGATGATGATTATCCTGCTGTACATATTCCATCCTCGTCACCAGCACATTATACCGCAACGTTGCATCAAAATGTGGAAATTAATGGTcatttatcacaaatattagaagaagaTGCATCGAATGAACGATTAGATGCTGAAGTTAGAAAATTGGAAATGTTACAAAAAGAAGCGTTATCAACATCGACAACAGCTAGTTTAAGTCCTGGTTCACCATCAGAGACACAAGAATTATTATCAAATGCTGGTCGGTACATTATACCAGCtaaagtttga